GGAGGGCAGCATAGGTATCGAACTCCTGACCATCATAAGGGCATTTGAACTTGGCAGTAGCGGTAGTAACCGTAACCGTCTTGGTTACTTCTTCTGCGTCTCCCTTGCAGGCTGCCAGAATGAACGAGGAACCGACGGCGGTACCGCCGACAACGATTCCGGCGTTCTTCAAAAACTGCCTTCTGGAGATTTGCCCGGTTTCTG
This genomic stretch from Dehalococcoidales bacterium harbors:
- a CDS encoding twin-arginine translocation signal domain-containing protein yields the protein MPEKENVTETGQISRRQFLKNAGIVVGGTAVGSSFILAACKGDAEEVTKTVTVTTATAKFKCPYDGQEFDTYAAL